A part of Gossypium hirsutum isolate 1008001.06 chromosome A07, Gossypium_hirsutum_v2.1, whole genome shotgun sequence genomic DNA contains:
- the LOC107953167 gene encoding uncharacterized protein At5g41620 isoform X1: MATTPCKIRKRGCSSSSPSSSSSSSSIQKYRFKRAVLVGKKAGSTTPVPTWIMATTKSPSLAMASAEFPPKIVAQTKKASVSARKLAATLWEINTIPSPQPKEVLAKKDKRRKACRVAKMAHTLAQNLSDPSYSPFSEKMDGGRVQSHRRRASIVSQKLQVTDYKLGSLGPVGSGSFMEIETHSKGKNHGGCIIGVRARLKDVSNGLATSKELLKVLNRICGLEEQHTTSMSLVSALRVEIDRARIHVDQLVQEQRSNRNEIEHLMRHFAEEKATWKRKERERIRDAVLCIAQELEVEKKLRRQTERLNKKLGKELADTAASLSKAMKDLESEKRAKEILEQVCDELARGIGEDRATVEELKRESAKVKEEIDKEREMLQFADVLREERVQMKLSEAKYHFEEKNAVVEKLRNELETYLGNKLDEENGDGSPNLQRIKELEAYLKEIDFGSCQIVEKDVDRINVTNEEECQGDDSADSDLHSIELNVDNNDMSYKWSYAYRDYVEDGSKKTWVEKESKGRKSLSEMISWGSICLERGNSNSKGWDFELEIPEKFERDGTYNPPSQVQAHDYEDEIKRYRSVKSLRDHILHSNKIAPIQSFPSPTRQWSHFETGSPVSKGDGSKPKLIGTISEGRTSTS; this comes from the exons ATGGCAACAACACCATGTAAGATAAGAAAACGAggttgttcatcttcttctccatcttcgTCATCGTCATCATCTTCAATCCAAAAATACAGATTCAAGCGTGCAGTTTTGGTGGGAAAAAAGGCAGGATCAACGACCCCTGTTCCCACATGGATAATGGCTACAACGAAGTCGCCGTCATTAGCAATGGCAAGCGCTGAATTTCCACCAAAGATTGTTGCCCAAACCAAAAAAGCCTCAGTTTCTGCTAGAAAACTTGCTGCCACTTTGTGGGAGATTAATACAATCCCTTCCCCACAACCTAAGGAAGTATTGGCTAAGAAAGATAAGAGGAGAAAAGCTTGTAGAGTTGCAAAAATGGCTCATACTTTGGCCCAAAATTTGTCTGATCCGTCCTATAGTCCTTTTTCAGAG AAGATGGATGGAGGCAGAGTCCAATCTCATAGGAGAAGAGCTTCAATTGTTTCTCAAAAGCTTCAAGTAACTGATTATAAGTTGGGGAGCTTGGGCCCTGTTGGCAGTGGTAGTTTCATGGAG ATTGAAACTCATTCTAAAGGCAAAAATCATGGCGGATGCATAATTGGAGTTAGAGCTCGTTTAAAGGATGTGAGTAATGGCTTAGCCACTTCTAAAGAACTACTTAAAGTTTtgaatcgaatttgtggtctcgaagaGCAACATACGACGAGCATGTCTTTGGTCTCAGCATTACGTGTTGAAATTGATCGAGCTCGAATCCATGTTGATCAATTGGTTCAAGAGCAACGATCCAACCGCAATGAAATCGAGCACCTCATGAGGCATTTTGCGGAGGAAAAGGCCACTTGGAAGAGGAAAGAGCGCGAGAGAATCCGTGATGCCGTATTGTGCATTGCCCAAGAGCTTGAGGTGGAGAAGAAACTCAGGAGGCAAACTGAGAGATTGAACAAGAAACTTGGAAAGGAATTGGCTGATACGGCAGCATCACTGTCCAAGGCAATGAAGGACCTCGAGAGTGAGAAGAGGGCGAAAGAGATACTGGAGCAAGTCTGCGATGAGTTGGCTCGAGGCATTGGAGAAGATCGAGCCACAGTCGAAGAACTGAAACGAGAGTCAGCTAAAGTGAAGGAAGAAATTGACAAGGAAAGGGAAATGCTTCAGTTTGCTGATGTATTACGGGAGGAGCGAGTCCAGATGAAGCTCTCTGAAGCTAAATATCATTTCGAGGAGAAGAATGCAGTCGTCGAAAAGTTGAGAAATGAACTTGAGACCTACCTAGGAAACAAACTAGACGAAGAAAACGGCGATGGTTCACCGAATCTGCAGAGAATCAAAGAGCTCGAAGCTTATTTGAAGGAGATTGATTTTGGATCCTGTCAAATAGTCGAGAAAGATGTAGATAGAATCAATGTTACGAACGAGGAAGAGTGCCAAGGAGATGATTCAGCTGATAGTGATCTTCACTCCATTGAATTAAACGTGGACAACAATGACATGAGCTACAAATGGAGCTACGCTTACAGAGATTATGTTGAAGATGGATCGAAGAAAACTTGGGTCGAAAAAGAAAGCAAGGGAAGGAAATCACTTTCTGAGATGATTTCATGGGGAAGTATTTGCTTAGAAAGAGGAAACTCAAACTCTAAAGGTTGGGATTTTGAACTCGAAATCCCAGAAAAGTTCGAGAGGGATGGGACATACAATCCACCGTCGCAAGTCCAGGCACACGATTACGAAGACGAGATTAAAAGATATAGATCAGTTAAGAGTCTAAGAGATCATATATTACATAGTAATAAAATAGCTCCCATCCAAAGTTTTCCTAGTCCGACCAGGCAATGGAGCCATTTCGAGACAGGCTCGCCGGTGTCAAAGGGGGATGGTTCGAAGCCTAAGCTCATCGGTACAATAAGTGAAGGCCGAACTTCAACAAGCTAA
- the LOC107953167 gene encoding uncharacterized protein At5g41620 isoform X2 has protein sequence MATTPCKIRKRGCSSSSPSSSSSSSSIQKYRFKRAVLVGKKAGSTTPVPTWIMATTKSPSLAMASAEFPPKIVAQTKKASVSARKLAATLWEINTIPSPQPKEVLAKKDKRRKACRVAKMAHTLAQNLSDPSYSPFSEMDGGRVQSHRRRASIVSQKLQVTDYKLGSLGPVGSGSFMEIETHSKGKNHGGCIIGVRARLKDVSNGLATSKELLKVLNRICGLEEQHTTSMSLVSALRVEIDRARIHVDQLVQEQRSNRNEIEHLMRHFAEEKATWKRKERERIRDAVLCIAQELEVEKKLRRQTERLNKKLGKELADTAASLSKAMKDLESEKRAKEILEQVCDELARGIGEDRATVEELKRESAKVKEEIDKEREMLQFADVLREERVQMKLSEAKYHFEEKNAVVEKLRNELETYLGNKLDEENGDGSPNLQRIKELEAYLKEIDFGSCQIVEKDVDRINVTNEEECQGDDSADSDLHSIELNVDNNDMSYKWSYAYRDYVEDGSKKTWVEKESKGRKSLSEMISWGSICLERGNSNSKGWDFELEIPEKFERDGTYNPPSQVQAHDYEDEIKRYRSVKSLRDHILHSNKIAPIQSFPSPTRQWSHFETGSPVSKGDGSKPKLIGTISEGRTSTS, from the exons ATGGCAACAACACCATGTAAGATAAGAAAACGAggttgttcatcttcttctccatcttcgTCATCGTCATCATCTTCAATCCAAAAATACAGATTCAAGCGTGCAGTTTTGGTGGGAAAAAAGGCAGGATCAACGACCCCTGTTCCCACATGGATAATGGCTACAACGAAGTCGCCGTCATTAGCAATGGCAAGCGCTGAATTTCCACCAAAGATTGTTGCCCAAACCAAAAAAGCCTCAGTTTCTGCTAGAAAACTTGCTGCCACTTTGTGGGAGATTAATACAATCCCTTCCCCACAACCTAAGGAAGTATTGGCTAAGAAAGATAAGAGGAGAAAAGCTTGTAGAGTTGCAAAAATGGCTCATACTTTGGCCCAAAATTTGTCTGATCCGTCCTATAGTCCTTTTTCAGAG ATGGATGGAGGCAGAGTCCAATCTCATAGGAGAAGAGCTTCAATTGTTTCTCAAAAGCTTCAAGTAACTGATTATAAGTTGGGGAGCTTGGGCCCTGTTGGCAGTGGTAGTTTCATGGAG ATTGAAACTCATTCTAAAGGCAAAAATCATGGCGGATGCATAATTGGAGTTAGAGCTCGTTTAAAGGATGTGAGTAATGGCTTAGCCACTTCTAAAGAACTACTTAAAGTTTtgaatcgaatttgtggtctcgaagaGCAACATACGACGAGCATGTCTTTGGTCTCAGCATTACGTGTTGAAATTGATCGAGCTCGAATCCATGTTGATCAATTGGTTCAAGAGCAACGATCCAACCGCAATGAAATCGAGCACCTCATGAGGCATTTTGCGGAGGAAAAGGCCACTTGGAAGAGGAAAGAGCGCGAGAGAATCCGTGATGCCGTATTGTGCATTGCCCAAGAGCTTGAGGTGGAGAAGAAACTCAGGAGGCAAACTGAGAGATTGAACAAGAAACTTGGAAAGGAATTGGCTGATACGGCAGCATCACTGTCCAAGGCAATGAAGGACCTCGAGAGTGAGAAGAGGGCGAAAGAGATACTGGAGCAAGTCTGCGATGAGTTGGCTCGAGGCATTGGAGAAGATCGAGCCACAGTCGAAGAACTGAAACGAGAGTCAGCTAAAGTGAAGGAAGAAATTGACAAGGAAAGGGAAATGCTTCAGTTTGCTGATGTATTACGGGAGGAGCGAGTCCAGATGAAGCTCTCTGAAGCTAAATATCATTTCGAGGAGAAGAATGCAGTCGTCGAAAAGTTGAGAAATGAACTTGAGACCTACCTAGGAAACAAACTAGACGAAGAAAACGGCGATGGTTCACCGAATCTGCAGAGAATCAAAGAGCTCGAAGCTTATTTGAAGGAGATTGATTTTGGATCCTGTCAAATAGTCGAGAAAGATGTAGATAGAATCAATGTTACGAACGAGGAAGAGTGCCAAGGAGATGATTCAGCTGATAGTGATCTTCACTCCATTGAATTAAACGTGGACAACAATGACATGAGCTACAAATGGAGCTACGCTTACAGAGATTATGTTGAAGATGGATCGAAGAAAACTTGGGTCGAAAAAGAAAGCAAGGGAAGGAAATCACTTTCTGAGATGATTTCATGGGGAAGTATTTGCTTAGAAAGAGGAAACTCAAACTCTAAAGGTTGGGATTTTGAACTCGAAATCCCAGAAAAGTTCGAGAGGGATGGGACATACAATCCACCGTCGCAAGTCCAGGCACACGATTACGAAGACGAGATTAAAAGATATAGATCAGTTAAGAGTCTAAGAGATCATATATTACATAGTAATAAAATAGCTCCCATCCAAAGTTTTCCTAGTCCGACCAGGCAATGGAGCCATTTCGAGACAGGCTCGCCGGTGTCAAAGGGGGATGGTTCGAAGCCTAAGCTCATCGGTACAATAAGTGAAGGCCGAACTTCAACAAGCTAA
- the LOC107953166 gene encoding bifunctional nitrilase/nitrile hydratase NIT4A: MSIVPAPQPDGPLFAEVDMGGDASVPTVRATVVQASTIFYDTPATLDKAERLLAEAAGYGSQLVVFPEAFIGGYPRGSNFGVTIGNRTAKGKEEFRKYHAPAIDVPGPEIERLAAMAGKYKVYLVMGVIERDGYTLYCTVVFFDSQGRFLGKHRKIMPTVLERIIWGFGDGSTITVFETPIGKVGAAICWENKMPLLRTAMYAKGIEIYCAPTADSRDVWQASMTHIALEGGCFVLSANQFCRRKDYPPPPEYLFSGTEDELNPDSVVCAGGSVIISPSGAILAGPNYDGEALISADLDMGEIARAKFDFDVVGHYSRPEVLSLIVRDHPAKPVTFTSASEKTEDAHKLL, encoded by the exons ATGTCAATAGTCCCAGCCCCACAACCCGACGGACCTCTCTTCGCCGAGGTCGACATGGGTGGCGATGCCTCCGTCCCCACCGTCCGAGCTACCGTGGTCCAAGCTTCTACCATTTTCTATGACACCCCCGCTACTTTAGACAAAGCGGAGAGGTTGTTGGCTGAAGCCGCCGGATATGGGTCTCAGCTAGTGGTGTTCCCTGAAGCGTTTATCGGCGGATATCCACGCGGCTCCAACTTCGGCGTTACCATTGGGAACCGCACTGCTAAAGGGAAGGAAGAGTTCCGGAAATATCACGCTCCAGCCATTGATGTTCCTG GTCCTGAAATCGAGCGTTTGGCGGCCATGGCTGGAAAGTATAAGGTTTACTTGGTGATGGGTGTGATAGAGAGAGATGGATACACTCTATATTGTACGGTGGTGTTTTTCGATTCTCAAGGTCGGTTCCTGGGGAAGCACCGCAAGATCATGCCGACGGTATTGGAGCGCATAATTTGGGGGTTTGGAGATGGATCCACGATTACGGTTTTCGAGACTCCCATCGGGAAAGTAGGGGCTGCCATTTGTTGGGAAAATAAAATGCCACTTTTAAGAACAGCAATGTATGCAAAAG GCATTGAAATATATTGTGCACCAACCGCTGATTCCAGGGATGTGTGGCAAGCATCAATGACCCATATAGCTCTTGAAGGCGGGTGTTTTGTGTTGTCAGCCAACCAGTTCTGTCGGAGGAAAGACTACCCACCTCCTCCAGAATATCTGTTTTCCGGGACAGAAGACGAACTGAATCCAGATTCTGTCGTCTGTGCTGGTGGAAGTGTCATTATATCACCATCTGGAGCTATTCTGGCTGGACCCAATTACGATGGGGAGGCACTTATATCAGCAGATCTAG ATATGGGAGAAATTGCACGGGCGAAATTCGATTTCGATGTGGTAGGCCATTATTCAAGACCAGAAGTGCTTAGCTTGATTGTGAGAGACCATCCAGCAAAGCCAGTTACTTTTACATCAGCATCTGAAAAAACTGAAGACGCTCATAAGTTGCTGTGA